GCACATCACCGCCAGCGTCTTCGTCAACGACGACGAGGCGGGGCTCCACCAGGACTTCGAGCGCTGGCTCGAAGGGCTCGCGCCCCACGAGCCCGTGGGCCGCTACCAGCACAACCGCACCGGCGAGGACAACGGCGACGCCCACCTCAAGCGCACGGTCATGGGCCGGGAGGTCGTGGCGGCCGTGACCGGAGGCAAGCTCGACTTCGGCCCCTGGGAGCAGATCTTTTACGGGGAGTTCGACGGAAGGCGCCGGAAGCGGGTGCTCGTGAAGATCATCGGGGAGTGAGGCGTACACCCGGGCGCGGGGCGTCATCCCGCGCCCGGGGGGACGGGCGGAACTATCGGGGCTCCAGGGGATAGCCGGCGGACTTCCACTCCGCCCAGCCTCCGAGGAGGGCGTAGACCTTCGTGTACCCCATATCGGCCAGCTTGCGCGCCACACGGGCGCTCGTGGCTTCGTTGCCTCAGGCGCAGTAGAAGACCAGGGTGGCGTCCTTGGGGTACTTGGGGGCCCAGGCCGCCTCCGCACCCGGCTCCTCCCGCACCGCCCCGGCGATCTTCTCCGTGGCGCGGGTCCAGTCGCCTCCCGCCCTCACGTCGATTACCACCACGTCGGCGCTGCCCATCCGGGCACGCAGGTCCTCTTTGGTCATGCGGGGCACTTCCGCTTGGCTGGGGACCGGCCCGGCACAGGCCAGGGCCAGGCCGACGAGGAGCAGGGCACATCGCTTCCACACCATGGGAGCCTCCTTTGCCGCCGACACATGCCGGCGGCGGACCGGTGGAGAGGGGATCTCATCCACCTGGAATCGTTCCAGGCTATCTACCACCCCTCGGCCCCCCGTCAAGGGCTCCGCCGACGCGAATCGCCCCCTCCCTTCCCGAGCCGCTACCCCGTGCCGCTTGCACCGCCCCCCCCACCCCGGTACGGTGGCGGAACAGCGGGTGACGGGTGACAGGTGACGCACCCCCAGCCTCTCTGCCCCTTGCCCCTTGCCCCATACCGGAGGCTCCATGAATCCCTCCCCCCAACTGACCCTCGCCCCTCGGATCGAGAAGGGCACCCTCACCCCCCGGACCGGCGGTCCGGTCTCCTTCGAGCGTGTCGTCCTGGAGCTCCGAAACCTGGGCGCCGCCCCCGCGACCGGGCTGCGACTGCGGCTCTCGGCCCGCCAGGGAGCCGACACCATCTGCGAGCTCGACGAGCCCCTCGAGGCCGGGCTGGCTCCGGGCGCCGCGCAGGCCTGGGACCTCTACGACCTCTTCCTGGCCAAGGGCCGCGGCTTCCCCAGCAAGGTGCGCCTCTTCGGGGTCAAGGCCGCCCTGGAGTGGGACTTCTCCGTGGAAGCCAGCGCCGCGAGCGGCGGTGCCGGCGCCGAGGCAGCCTTCCGCTTCCGCTGGTCGGGTCCGGTGGCGGGGCCGATTACCGTATCGTTGACGCGTCCTTGAACCCGAAGCTCGAGAGCCGCGCAGGAGCGCCCTGCGGCGTGTCTCGCTCCCACCAATGCCAGAGGGCCGGCTCTCGCCGGCCCTCCGTACCCTCTTCGGACTCTCCCCCTCAGCAGGGGTGGACGCTGGAGGTCCCCACCACCTGGGGCTTGACGTAGCGGCTCTTCTTCATGGCCTTCTCCTTTGCGGGTTGTGGGTTGCATGTTGCCGGTTGCATGTTGCCGGTTGGGGTTGCGCGTTGGGGGTTGCGCGTTGCAGGTGGCCCGTTGCGGCTCTGGTGGCGGGTTTCCTCCAACACGCCACGCGCAACCCGCCACGCGCTACTTCCCGTACTCCTCCTGCCACACCGTTTCATCGATCTCAACATACCCCAGGGTGTCGCCCAGCTCCACCCGGTCGCGCCGGTGCTTGACCTCCCGCACGAAGACGCCCTTCTCGGGGGCCGCCAGGGTCCAGGTGCCGTTGCCGCCCTCCAGGGTGACCAGGGGCTGGCCCTTGGCCACTTCCTCCCGGGGCTCGACCAGCCACTCGACGATGCGCACCCGGTCGCGCTCCTGGCGCGGGGCAAGCCGCGGCACGAAGACGGTGCCGTAGACCCGCCGCAGCTCGTCTTCGTTGGGGGCGCGGCTGGTGTGGCGGGCTTCGAGGACGGCGGTGCCGGGGGTGCTGCCCGCGGTGAAGGCGACGGCTCCCTGGCCGTTTCGGTCGGTGAGGAGGCTCGGGGCCGCGAGGCTCCCGCTGCCCGAGAGCAGCGCAAAGGTCACGGGCACCCCGATGTTGGGGTTGTCGTGGATGTCGGAGACGGTGACCGAGAGGGTGGCCTTGTCGCCCGAGACGAGCCGCTGGGCGCTGGCCACCAGGTCGATCTTGGCCGGGGCGTCGGCCCGCAGCTCGAGCTGCACGGCGGCGGTGACGCCGTGCTCGCGGCTCGCGGCGGTGAGGGTGACGTACCCGGCGAGCGTTCCCGCCCGGTACTCGGCCTCGGCCAGCCCTTGCTCGTCGGTGAGCCCGCTTCGCAAGACCCGCAGCCGCCCGTTGTCGCTGCCCAGGGCAAAGGTCACCCGCTGGCCGGCAAGCGGATTGCCCGCGAGATCGGTGAGCACGGCTTTCACGCGGCTGGTGCTTCGCCCGTCGGCGGTGAGCCACTCGGGGTCGGCGGTCAGGCGCAGGATGGCCCGGTCGGGGGTGCCCCGGGCCGCCCGGGGCAGGATCTCCAGCGCCACGGTGGAGGCGACGTAGGTGTGGAGCCACCCGGCCCCCACGTCGCCGGTGGTGAGGTTCTTGGCCAGGATCAGCGCGGTCTTGGCCGCAAACCCCGCGGTGTAGGTGGCCGCCACTTCGCCGAAGCTGTCGGTGACTCCCCCCCAGCGCACTTCCACGTTGTCCACGTCGTCCTGGGTGGCCGTGCGGTCTTCCAGGCGCCCGCCCCCCACCACCCCGGTGTACTCCTCGGTGGTGGAAAGCGTGAGCGCCAGCTCGTGGCCGGAGACGTCGTCGCCGTTGGCGTTGGTGGCCTTGGCCACGAGCCGGGTGGTGGCCTTGCGGTCGGCGGGTAACAGGCTGTCGCGGGCGCTCACGAGCAGCCGCACCCGGGTGTCGAGGGAGACGGGGCGCCCGGCGGTGGCGGTGGTCTCGTTTCCGGCCTCGTCGGCCAGGGTGACGAGGACGGGAAGGTCCACGCCCTCGTCGGACCAGCCCACGGTGTAGGTGCCGGTGTAGGTGCCCGGGCGCGTGGGCGACTCGGCCATGGGGATGAATCGCGCTACCCCCGGGAGGTCGAAGCTCGCGTAGCCTTGGGGCTCGCCTTCGAGGGTGACGGTGAGGACGTCGCCCGCGACGAGCCTGCCGCTAAACCCGGCCGCGGCAAAGCCGTCGTGGCTTGCCTTGGAGAGGGTCGGGGGGGTGACGTCGTTCCATACGTCCAGGCCCACCACGGCGAGCTCGGGGCCGGCCAGGGACGCGCTTCCGTAGTCGTCGGAGAGGTGGGCCACCACCCGGTGGAGCCCCCGGGTGGGCCCCACGTCGGCTTCGGTGACGGTGTAGGTGCCGCGGTAGACCCCGGTGCGGCCCTGCTCCACCAGGGGCAGCCCGGTGCCCAGCTCCCCGAGGTCCACGGTGAGGGTGCCCCCGCTCTGGCCGGTGACGGCAAGGGTCACGCTCTGGCCCGGGCGCAGGGGCCGGCCGAAGGGCTCCAGGTGGATGGAGGTGATCGCCGGGCCGTCGCCGGCCACGGCAGTCACCGAGACGGCCTCGCTCGGGGCGCTTCGGTTTCCCGCCTTGTCCACGGCGAGGACGGCGTAGTGGTAGGTGAGGCCGGGGACGACCCGGGTGTCCACCAGGGCGAGCTCCCGCAGCTCCTCGAAGGGCGCGCCCGTGAGGTCCGGCGCCCTGCCCTCCCCCCGGAAGACCAGGTAGTGGTCCAGATCCGCCGAGGCGCTCGCGGTCCAGGAGAGCTCGATCTCCTTGGCCCAGGGGGCGGTGGCGAGCACCCGCGCCGGGGGCTCGGGGGGGACGCTGTCGATGGCCACGGGCTTGCCGGTCAGGGTCGCGGTCTGCCCGGTGGCCGGGTCGGTGAGGGTGCCGGTGAGGGCCGCCGAGGCCAGGTTCAACCCCGGGGGTACGACCACGGAGCCCACGTAGACGCCGTCGTCGACTTCTTCCATGAGGACGCTTTCGGCCACGCCGGCCAGGGTGAAGGCGGCGGTGCCGTCGATGGAACCCCGCAGAGTGACTGTGATCTCCTGGCCCGCACCGTAGAATCCCTTCTCCGCCGCCACGGAGCCCACGTGGGCCGCCTGCCGCCAACCGTCGAAGGTGTCGAAGACGCGAAACTCCAGGAGCTTGGAGTGGAGGGGCACCGTGGCCCCGGCTGGAAACCGCGGATCGGTCTCCGCCCCGATGACCAGGTACCTGGCCCGCTCCAAGATGGGCCCCATCATGCCCGGCACCAGAATGTCCGGCAAGAGCTTCTCTCCGCCGGCGTACATCTCGACCCGGTCCCACTTCCAGGCCAACACATAGCGGTGCGGCACCCCGCGAGCGGCGAATCGGCGAGGAAGCCGCGTGCCGTTGCGGATGAACTCCGCCTCGGTGTAGTTGATCTCGAAAGGCTCCTCGAGCCAGCGGACCGCGGGCCCCCACACCGGTTCCCACTCGCCCGTGGTGAAGACGAAGAGCGCCTCGTGGTCTTGCCGCTCGTCCCGCTCGATGGTCAGAACGATGGATCCTTCCGCCGGGTCGAGAGGAGAGCCATCCAGGTCGAAATAGAGATACTCCGACGCCGTGGCGCTCTCGGGCACCCGGGAGAACCACCCCCCCTCCGGCAGCGCGCCCAGGCGCCCCGCGGACACCCCGTTTCGCCGCACCGTCGCATCCCCGGCCTCCAGCACCGGTCCCGCCGCCGCGCCGCCCGCCAGCCCCCCCCCGAGGCCCAGCGCCAGGCCTGCCGCCAGGGCCGCTCTCAGAACTCTCTTCTTCGTCATGGCCGTGTCTCCTTGAAGCACCTCACGCACAGTGCCGAGAGCGACTCCATACTTGCTCTAAGGATTGGGGTTCGCGCTCGGCTGCGTGTCCGGGCTCGTGTACTCCAGCCAGGGGCTCACCTTGTTCCACCCAGGTCCCCGCACCGTGCTCGGGCTGGTCGAGAGCACGGCCCGGTCGTCGAGCCGGTGGCAGTTGATGGCCGCCGCCCATTGGGAGACCCGGGTACCGGCCCAAGGCGATCCGATCGCGCCGGCCGCCTGGTAGTTGTTGTCCCAGGTGTTGTGATTGGTATCCAGGCAGTTGGTGATCAAGAGCTTGGGCAGCCGCGACGCGTGCGGGTTGTGGCACTTGCCGCAATTGAAGGTGTGGTACCTCGACTGGGCGGAATAGGATGCGGCTTCTGTAACGGTAGTGCTGCCTGCGCTGTTCAGATCCGCAACCTGGATCTCCATAGTGCCGGATGCGATAGCAGAACCACGAGTATACGCAGAATTGTAAGCCGCGCTCCACGGGAAGTACCTGAAGCTGTACGGCCGGGTGGTCCCCGTTCCAGTAGCCGAAGTGGTAGCGATGCGGGGGTAGTAGCGGTACCCATCGGTCTCGTTGCTCCGGTACGTGTAGCCCCGACCGCTTTCCGTTGCGACACCCATATCTACGTTGGGGCTCGTACTGCTCCCCCGGACCGCCTGATTCGAGCCCCGCTTGGCTCGCGTGTAGATGTTGTGCGCGGCAAGCGTCGTTCCCGAGCCTCCGATCACCGCATTCATGTGCCCGTTGCCCCCGGAGACCCAGAGGTTCTCCCCCGTCGTGCGGTCCAGGGTGTCCACGTTGCTTCCGTGGCACTGGATGCACAGGCCTGCGGTGGAGGCGAGGGTCGCTCCCGAGTTGGGATTGCCGGAGTTCTGGTCGATCCACCACCCGCCCGCCTGGGGCACGCCGGTGAGGCCCGAGTTGTTGGATGCAGCGCTGGCCCGGGGCACCCTGCCGAAGGTGAGCGTCGTGTCCGCGTCCACCGTCCAGTTGGCCATGCCCCACTGGGGCGCGCCGTCCTCGGGGTAGGGGTTGCCCTTCCAGGTGCCCCGCAGGTAGGGCAGCCCGCCCGGGTCCCCCGCCACCCCGTCGTGGGTGCCGTGCACGTCGTGGCAGTAGGAGCACCGGATGTTGGCCACGCTGTCCTTGGTCTCGGTGCGGTTGTAGCCCAGGGAGTTGCCCGCGGTCACCGCCGCGGTCCCCTGGTCGAAGTTCACCGAGTGGGTGGACTGGATGGCGCCGCGCTTGTACCAGAAGGGGTTCGAGGCGCCGCCGCTGGAGCGGCCCTTGCCGCTGCGCCAGAAGGCCGTGGTCCAGTTGGAGGTCTGGGTGGTCCCCGTCACGGTGGTGTAGAGGCTCCCGTAGTCGTAGGAGAGGTTGCCGGTGTTGGGTTTCTGGTTGGTCTCCCACTCGGTCACCGCCGGGGTCTGGGCATCGTGGCAGCCCCAGCAGATCTCGGCCTCGGTGGCCCCTCCCGTGCTCCAACCCCCGCTCTTGGTCGCGCTGCCGCCCAGGCGAAAGCGCGAGCCGTGGCTGGCGTACTCGCGGTTCATGGTGGGCACCACCGTGCCAAGCACCGTGGAGCGGGTGGAGATTTCCACCTCGTTGGCTCCCGGAGACCCGTTGGCGTGGCCGCTGTGGCAGTCGGTGCAGTCCCCGAAGGCCGCCCCCCGGGTGACCCGGGTGTGGCTGCTCGCCGAGGTGACGAAGTCGGCGCTTCCCCCCAGACCGTGGCAGTCGGTACAGGCCGGCGCGGGCACGGGGTCGCCGCTCACGGGCTGGTTGGCGAAGACCGAGACGGGGAAGTTGTAGGCCGCGTCGGTTGCGCCGCCGTGACAGAAGCTGCACCCGGCGTTGCCGTCGCTTCGAGCGTAGCCAGAGCTATTGGTATTCGCGGTAATGCGGTGCTCGGCCGGGCTGCCGGTGGGCACGTTGTGCCGGCCGTTGCCGGCTGCGCCGTAGACGTGGCAGCCGTTGCAGTCGGCGCTCCCCGACGGCTCGTGTCCCGCGCCCCGGGCGTTTGTCGCAGCGTTGGTGCCACCCGCCTTGTAGTGGGTGGTGCCTTCGCGCCAGCCTGCGCTGCCTGCAATGCTCGCCCATTGGCCGTGGCACACGTTGCACCGGGCCGAGCGGGGTGCCGTGGCCGCCGAGTCGGCCTCAGTGGACCACAGCCGGGCCCAGGCTCCCCCGTCGGTGTGGCAGCCGACGAGCCCGGTGCCCGAGCACGTGCTGGTGTTGGCCGCCCCATCGGTGAAGGTCATATTCGTTCGCGCCAGGAACCGGTCGGTGTTGGCCGAGTTGTCCGGATCGAACACCCCGTCGGCGTGGGTGGCGGGCTTGGACGCATCGTGGCACGCCGTACACCCGCCCCCGGGGAGGGTGTCGCCGTGGGGCTGGGGGCCCGCCGCCGTGATGTGGTGGAGCCCGGTGGCCGGGTCGGCCGCCGCCGTACCTCCGGGGGTGTGGCACGCGGTGCACGCGATGCCGGTGGTGTTCCAGGCGGGGGTCGTGTGGTCGTTGTGGCACCCCAACCCCGGCGCGCTAGCGCAGGTGATGGCCGGGGCAACCCCGGCAGGACCGAGGGCCGCATTCACGATGACGCTGTTGTCGGCCACGTTGCTGTGGCCGCTGGTGTTGTCGGGATGGCACGCGGTGCAGTTGGCGGTGCTCCCCGTGGCCCAGCCCTTGCCCGTGTAGTGGCCCGGGTGGGCCCGGGCGCCCGCCCCCGTGGGGGGAAGCGCGTGGCAGCTCGAGCAGGTGGTGGTACCGCCCGTCCAGTTGGGCGTCTCGTTGTTGTAGTGGCAGTCGATGTTGCTGCACGTGGTGCCGTTCCAGGCCGCCGTGGCGGGATCGCCGTCGTAGCGGAAGTAGACATCGGCCACGCCGTTGTTGTGCAGCCCCGAAGGCCCGAACAGACCCACGGTGTAGTCGCCGCTCACGGTGCGCGTGGGGTCGCCGTGGCACGCGTCGCAGTCGGTGTAGTCGTTGTCGGACGTGGCGTGGGCCAGATGGGCGCCCGTGGCGGGCGGCGTGGCGTGGCACGTGATGCACCCTTCACCGACGCCGACTTCGGTGTACCACCCGGGGGTCTCGGTGTTGTTGTGGCAGTCGATGCTCAGGCAGGTCTGGGTAACGGCGTTGTAGCGGCCGTCGGTGTCGGTGGCGCCGGAAAGCGTCAGGAAGCGGGCGTCCGTGTCGGCGTCGGGGGTGCCGTCGCCGTTGGTGTCCATGTTGGAGACGCGCGCGGGGGCGACGCTCCCGTCGGGGTGTCCCGCCGGGGGATTGCCCGGGTGGCATGTATTGCACGCGGCGTTGCCGGTGCCGATGGCGGCGAGGTGCACGTCGTGGGCGCCGGCCCGGTCGGGATAGGAAAGCGCCGGCGTGCTGTCGGGCCAGTTTTGTCCTGCCCCGTCGCCGTGGCAGGAGTCGCACCCGGCCTCGATGGGGTCGCCCAGCACGGTCTCGAAGGGCCACCCGGTGGTGGCAAAAGAGTGCTGCCCCAACGCCGTGCCGTCGTAGGCGGCGTGGCAGGGCGCGCACCCCGTCAGGCCCGCGTCGGCCCCGGTGCCCCGGGCCACCCCGGTGCCCTCGGCGTTGAGGGTGATGCGGGCGTTGCCGTGCCGGCCGGCGCTCCAGGGCGCGAAGGCGTAGTTGCCGGTGGCGGCCTCCAGGGCGTGGCAGTCCTTGCACTGGTAGAGGTTGCCCGCGCCGTGGATGCTTCGGGTGCCGGCGTCGGTGCGGTGGGTCACCCCGACCCGCCAGCCCTGGGTCCAGGTGCCGTGGCAGCCCACGCACTCAGAGCCGTCGGCGGCGGCGGAGCTCTCGTGCCACAGGCGCCGCCAGGCGCCTCCATCGAGGTGGCAGCCCGTCATGGAAGTGGAGCACCCGGGGGTTGCGGCGTCCTGGAAGCCCACCGCCGCCGCGAACTGGACCATGGGGGCGCTGGGCTGGAAGGTGCCGTCCAAGTGGGCGGACGACGGGGTGGCGGTGTGGCAGGTGACGCACTCGGCGGTGGAGGCCCCGCCGTTGTATAGGAAGCTCGCCCCGTGGCGCACCCCCGAGATCGTCGGGGTGGTGTCGTGGAGACCCGTGGTGGGGTTGGCCCCGGAGGCACCCTCGGTGTGGCACATCACACAGGTGGCCGTGGCACCGTCGTACCAGTTGTAGCCGGGGTCGGTGCTCTTGGTGTTGTGGCAGGCGAGGTTGGCGCACGTGCCGGTGGCCGCGCTGTAAACGGCGCCGGCGTCGGCGAGCCCGTCCCACAGGCGGTTGAAGGCGCCCACATCCGCCGGCTCGTCGGCCCCGGTGTAGCCCGGGGGATAGTGCCCGCTGCCCCCGATCCCGACCGGGTCGTTGTGGCAGTAGGCGCACATGGCCCGCTGCTGGACTCCGTCGACGGTACCCGCCGGGTAGCCCAGCTTGGCTTCGAGCTGCGCCAGGTGGGCCGCGTGCTCCCCCGCCCGATTGGGGTAGGCAAGCCCTACGGGGGCGTAGCGCCCGGCCCCGTCGCCGTGGCAGGCGTCGCACCCCACGGGGGGCACTTCGCCGTCGACCAGTTGCAGGGGCCATACGGTGGTGACGAAGGCGTGCTGGCCCGGGGCGGCGCCGTCGAAGGCCGCGTGGCACGGCGAGCAGCCCGACTGGCCGGCGTTGGCTCCGGTGCCTCGCGCAAAGCTCGTGCCCGCGTTGTTGATGGTGATCTGGCTGTTGCCGTGCTGGCTGGTGCCCCCCCAGTCGTTGGTGCCCAGAACAAAGGTGTAGCCCGCGGTCTCCAGGGCGTGGCAGTCCTTGCACTGGTAGGCGCTGCCCGAGGACCCGTGCACGTCGCCGGTGACCTGGTCGGTGCGGTGGACGACCCCCTGATTCCACCCTTGGGCCCAGCTGCCGTGGCACCCGGCGCACTCGGTGCCGTCGGTGGCCCCGGCGGCCTGGGTCCACAACCGGGCCCAGCGGCCGCCCTCGGAGTGGCAGTCCACCAGGGAGCCCGTGGGGGAGCAGGTGGGGGTGGCGGCATCCTGGTAGCCCACGTCGGACGCAAAGACGATGGCGGTGTTCCCCGCGGCGTTGGGCGTGGCGTCGAAGGTGCCGTCGTGGTGGCGCGTGGAGGGGATGCCGGTATGGCACGCCTGGCACCCGGCAGGACCGAAGGAGGGGTTCGCGAGGGTCTGGTCGTGGCGCACCCCGGAGACCGTGGGGGTCACCGCGTGGATGCCGGTGTAGGGGTTGAAGGCCGGATCGTTGTTGGTGTGACAGAAGACGCACCCGCCCTCACCCCCCGTATCCCAGTCGGCCGTTCCCGACGTGCCCGTGGCGTGGCAGCCCACCGACATGCCCGAGCCCGAGCAGCGGTTGTTGGGGCCTGCCCCGTCGTCGGCGCTCCCCGCGGCGCCCAGGGCGGCATTTTGCCCGTTGTAGCTCAGGTTGGCCCGGGTCACGGTGGCCTCGCCCCGCTCGGCCAGGGCTCGGTCCCGGAAGTACCCCCCGTCGGTCACGGCCACGGGCACCGAGATGTGGCTCGTGTCCCCCGCCGGGGGCACCACGTGGCAGTCGGAGCAGACCTTGAAGACCCCGGGGGTGCCGTCGCCGAAGTGGCGGTCGTGGGTGAAGTCCTGGCAGTTGGGCACGGCGGCGTTTCGCGCCCCCGTGGGCTGGACGTCGTAGTAGTGGCACGAAGAGCAGTCCAGCGAGGTGTCGGTCCACAGGGCCGCGGGAACGACCTTCCCCGAGCCGGCCGAGTCGTCGGTGCCGTTGTTGAGGTGGCAGGCGTTGGCGCAGGTCTGGGCGCCCCCGTTCCACTGCACCCCCAGGGCGGTGGTGGCCGCATCCCACTCGCCGAAGAGGTCGGTCTGGCCGTTTCGGTGCAGCCCGTTGGGGGAGCCGTCGTTGGTGTACGCCGCCGCCCCGCTGTGACAGTTGGCGCAGTCGGTGCGGTCGGTGTCGCCGTTGCCGATGACGTGGGCCAGGTGCGCCCCCGTGGCCGGCGGGTCGCCGTGGCACGAGCCGCAGTTGAAACCCTGGCCGGCGATGAGCTGCAAAGGATTGCCCGAGTCGCTCATCTGGTAG
This sequence is a window from Thermodesulfobacteriota bacterium. Protein-coding genes within it:
- a CDS encoding secondary thiamine-phosphate synthase enzyme YjbQ codes for the protein MKSYRKELWFEIPARRGFVNITPQVEACLRESGVREGLCLVNAMHITASVFVNDDEAGLHQDFERWLEGLAPHEPVGRYQHNRTGEDNGDAHLKRTVMGREVVAAVTGGKLDFGPWEQIFYGEFDGRRRKRVLVKIIGE
- a CDS encoding rhodanese-related (seleno)protein, translating into MVWKRCALLLVGLALACAGPVPSQAEVPRMTKEDLRARMGSADVVVIDVRAGGDWTRATEKIAGAVREEPGAEAAWAPKYPKDATLVFYCAUGNEATSARVARKLADMGYTKVYALLGGWAEWKSAGYPLEPR
- a CDS encoding Ig-like domain-containing protein — translated: MTKKRVLRAALAAGLALGLGGGLAGGAAAGPVLEAGDATVRRNGVSAGRLGALPEGGWFSRVPESATASEYLYFDLDGSPLDPAEGSIVLTIERDERQDHEALFVFTTGEWEPVWGPAVRWLEEPFEINYTEAEFIRNGTRLPRRFAARGVPHRYVLAWKWDRVEMYAGGEKLLPDILVPGMMGPILERARYLVIGAETDPRFPAGATVPLHSKLLEFRVFDTFDGWRQAAHVGSVAAEKGFYGAGQEITVTLRGSIDGTAAFTLAGVAESVLMEEVDDGVYVGSVVVPPGLNLASAALTGTLTDPATGQTATLTGKPVAIDSVPPEPPARVLATAPWAKEIELSWTASASADLDHYLVFRGEGRAPDLTGAPFEELRELALVDTRVVPGLTYHYAVLAVDKAGNRSAPSEAVSVTAVAGDGPAITSIHLEPFGRPLRPGQSVTLAVTGQSGGTLTVDLGELGTGLPLVEQGRTGVYRGTYTVTEADVGPTRGLHRVVAHLSDDYGSASLAGPELAVVGLDVWNDVTPPTLSKASHDGFAAAGFSGRLVAGDVLTVTLEGEPQGYASFDLPGVARFIPMAESPTRPGTYTGTYTVGWSDEGVDLPVLVTLADEAGNETTATAGRPVSLDTRVRLLVSARDSLLPADRKATTRLVAKATNANGDDVSGHELALTLSTTEEYTGVVGGGRLEDRTATQDDVDNVEVRWGGVTDSFGEVAATYTAGFAAKTALILAKNLTTGDVGAGWLHTYVASTVALEILPRAARGTPDRAILRLTADPEWLTADGRSTSRVKAVLTDLAGNPLAGQRVTFALGSDNGRLRVLRSGLTDEQGLAEAEYRAGTLAGYVTLTAASREHGVTAAVQLELRADAPAKIDLVASAQRLVSGDKATLSVTVSDIHDNPNIGVPVTFALLSGSGSLAAPSLLTDRNGQGAVAFTAGSTPGTAVLEARHTSRAPNEDELRRVYGTVFVPRLAPRQERDRVRIVEWLVEPREEVAKGQPLVTLEGGNGTWTLAAPEKGVFVREVKHRRDRVELGDTLGYVEIDETVWQEEYGK
- a CDS encoding CxxxxCH/CxxCH domain-containing protein, whose translation is MAGKPYLRRGRTWAARVAYAAGVALVTGAGGAGAATHYPPGAICYDCHAVSKSKMVLGTHLLKKSDRTVALGISASNPQAPCLFCHDKNAAPSVLNRDRMKGVWDHFDASSTSKHPSDIQSGFGGNATALDCLDCHAHITAGVESDGSGNASVHGIDAGGGTRLNLYASLIGAPDDASQVSDNTCRNAACHSDTGSSTGGYTAPAAHGMGRATINDGAAPTSCTQCHGSHNSYQNTSLVTLRTDGTTSNNPGDPLGTRVTPEKCGECHVQDDAGVYAAKGHGQSTISSGTLGCTACHSGSVPHDFARSAPGTNPLRFAFAENTSVQSAIRQQAPYNQAYSVCLTCHSQYTGKLHGGTTAKAGCNDCHEPHGAGVAPNVAMVRVEIPKVDAAGTPVYGDGTASAPYDTNAYLAYDDTTYKTDGTGLCDNRECHQGRVVAGDEIYPLSTFLTGGRHSGGDVATGGDFVCQVCHTHTDEGGSWGAKASCTTCHGQPPVSTATTSEGYTRFSEAASPHRRHAAPVDQGGYGYACQTCHLDYTSSATHNTDPKTYQSLNFDTAANPSGTYDVGAATCNNLYCHSDGQSGASVGSVQWMSGFATPDWSTQNLACNACHGGVDEPTRIATGNHPIHLAWAGITCAHCHNDTVTAAGTDTTTAIAGLASHVNGTKNLKAGGSFNGQAVTFTYAGGTCASISCHGAYADVAWTAPTGDCANCHGTFGLSPNGVPLPTTVVAKHSGPLANPDGNENTTLYNLHQGAADLGADGEGRCDYCHANTQPAYTAAMHLDGTIQLNSSMGYQGASGFTGTPAGCTSACHPAATPYQMSDSGNPLQLIAGQGFNCGSCHGDPPATGAHLAHVIGNGDTDRTDCANCHSGAAAYTNDGSPNGLHRNGQTDLFGEWDAATTALGVQWNGGAQTCANACHLNNGTDDSAGSGKVVPAALWTDTSLDCSSCHYYDVQPTGARNAAVPNCQDFTHDRHFGDGTPGVFKVCSDCHVVPPAGDTSHISVPVAVTDGGYFRDRALAERGEATVTRANLSYNGQNAALGAAGSADDGAGPNNRCSGSGMSVGCHATGTSGTADWDTGGEGGCVFCHTNNDPAFNPYTGIHAVTPTVSGVRHDQTLANPSFGPAGCQACHTGIPSTRHHDGTFDATPNAAGNTAIVFASDVGYQDAATPTCSPTGSLVDCHSEGGRWARLWTQAAGATDGTECAGCHGSWAQGWNQGVVHRTDQVTGDVHGSSGSAYQCKDCHALETAGYTFVLGTNDWGGTSQHGNSQITINNAGTSFARGTGANAGQSGCSPCHAAFDGAAPGQHAFVTTVWPLQLVDGEVPPVGCDACHGDGAGRYAPVGLAYPNRAGEHAAHLAQLEAKLGYPAGTVDGVQQRAMCAYCHNDPVGIGGSGHYPPGYTGADEPADVGAFNRLWDGLADAGAVYSAATGTCANLACHNTKSTDPGYNWYDGATATCVMCHTEGASGANPTTGLHDTTPTISGVRHGASFLYNGGASTAECVTCHTATPSSAHLDGTFQPSAPMVQFAAAVGFQDAATPGCSTSMTGCHLDGGAWRRLWHESSAAADGSECVGCHGTWTQGWRVGVTHRTDAGTRSIHGAGNLYQCKDCHALEAATGNYAFAPWSAGRHGNARITLNAEGTGVARGTGADAGLTGCAPCHAAYDGTALGQHSFATTGWPFETVLGDPIEAGCDSCHGDGAGQNWPDSTPALSYPDRAGAHDVHLAAIGTGNAACNTCHPGNPPAGHPDGSVAPARVSNMDTNGDGTPDADTDARFLTLSGATDTDGRYNAVTQTCLSIDCHNNTETPGWYTEVGVGEGCITCHATPPATGAHLAHATSDNDYTDCDACHGDPTRTVSGDYTVGLFGPSGLHNNGVADVYFRYDGDPATAAWNGTTCSNIDCHYNNETPNWTGGTTTCSSCHALPPTGAGARAHPGHYTGKGWATGSTANCTACHPDNTSGHSNVADNSVIVNAALGPAGVAPAITCASAPGLGCHNDHTTPAWNTTGIACTACHTPGGTAAADPATGLHHITAAGPQPHGDTLPGGGCTACHDASKPATHADGVFDPDNSANTDRFLARTNMTFTDGAANTSTCSGTGLVGCHTDGGAWARLWSTEADSAATAPRSARCNVCHGQWASIAGSAGWREGTTHYKAGGTNAATNARGAGHEPSGSADCNGCHVYGAAGNGRHNVPTGSPAEHRITANTNSSGYARSDGNAGCSFCHGGATDAAYNFPVSVFANQPVSGDPVPAPACTDCHGLGGSADFVTSASSHTRVTRGAAFGDCTDCHSGHANGSPGANEVEISTRSTVLGTVVPTMNREYASHGSRFRLGGSATKSGGWSTGGATEAEICWGCHDAQTPAVTEWETNQKPNTGNLSYDYGSLYTTVTGTTQTSNWTTAFWRSGKGRSSGGASNPFWYKRGAIQSTHSVNFDQGTAAVTAGNSLGYNRTETKDSVANIRCSYCHDVHGTHDGVAGDPGGLPYLRGTWKGNPYPEDGAPQWGMANWTVDADTTLTFGRVPRASAASNNSGLTGVPQAGGWWIDQNSGNPNSGATLASTAGLCIQCHGSNVDTLDRTTGENLWVSGGNGHMNAVIGGSGTTLAAHNIYTRAKRGSNQAVRGSSTSPNVDMGVATESGRGYTYRSNETDGYRYYPRIATTSATGTGTTRPYSFRYFPWSAAYNSAYTRGSAIASGTMEIQVADLNSAGSTTVTEAASYSAQSRYHTFNCGKCHNPHASRLPKLLITNCLDTNHNTWDNNYQAAGAIGSPWAGTRVSQWAAAINCHRLDDRAVLSTSPSTVRGPGWNKVSPWLEYTSPDTQPSANPNP